The following coding sequences lie in one Arachis hypogaea cultivar Tifrunner chromosome 9, arahy.Tifrunner.gnm2.J5K5, whole genome shotgun sequence genomic window:
- the LOC112712699 gene encoding GEM-like protein 5 translates to MSTANNNHQNDQSAASSSSSPSVPKWETHIMGKPAVPSSHPDNKKAAVEGAPSEEPGVQYYHQQHPYVQHSPLDKPPSTSPMESILNMFDSWSKKAELAANNIWHNLRTSPSVSSAALGKMNLTVKAISEGGFESLYKQTFTTYPNEKLKKTFACYLSTSTGPVAGTLYLSDVHVAFCSDHPLSFTAPSGQQTWSYYKVMVPLGKIGAANPVIMRENPSEKYIQIVTVDGHDFWFMGFVNFDKANKHLSEALSNFTVPGIAVPPTSSSS, encoded by the exons ATGAGCACCGCCAACAACAACCACCAGAACGATCAATCTGCAGCATCGTCTTCATCATCTCCATCTGTACCGAAGTGGGAGACGCACATAATGGGGAAGCCAGCAGTGCCAAGTAGCCACCCAGACAACAAGAAAGCAGCAGTGGAGGGTGCACCAAGTGAAGAGCCTGGAGTTCAGTACTACCATCAGCAGCATCCATATGTTCAACATAGCCCCCTTGACAAGCCTCCAAGTACCAGCCCCATGGAATCCATCCTCAACATGTTCGATTCTTGGAGTaagaaggctgaacttgctgcCAACAACATCTGGCACAACC TCAGAACAAGCCCATCAGTATCCTCGGCTGCACTGGGGAAGATGAACCTGACGGTGAAAGCAATATCAGAAGGTGGATTTGAGTCACTGTACAAGCAGACATTCACAACATATCCAAATGAGAAGCTTAAGAAAACCTTTGCCTGTTACCTCTCAACATCAACAGGCCCTGTTGCTGGAACACTTTATCTCTCAGATGTTCATGTCGCCTTTTGCAGCGATCACCCTTTGTCTTTCACTGCACCCTCTGGCCAGCAAACTTGGAGCTACTACAAG GTAATGGTGCCTTTGGGGAAGATTGGAGCAGCGAACCCAGTGATCATGAGGGAGAACCCATCAGAGAAGTACATTCAGATTGTTACTGTGGATGGACATGATTTTTGGTTCATGGGTTTTGTTAATTTTGACAAGGCAAATAAGCATCTTTCAGAAGCTTTGTCAAATTTTACTGTGCCAGGAATAGCGGTTCCACCCACCAGTTCCAGTTCCTGA